In the Desulfobulbaceae bacterium DB1 genome, TTTATGAGTCAGGGGAGCTTGAGCGGAGAATATCCCGGCTAACGGCAGTTCTCGATGAATGCAGGCTTTGCCCCCGTCAGTGCCGGGTAAACCGGACAGCGGGAGAAACCGGTTTCTGCCGCACCGGCAAAAAGGCCATGGTCGCCAGCTACCACCCCCATTTCGGCGAGGAATCCTGCCTGGTGGGCGTCAGCGGTTCCGGCACCATTTTTTTCAGCAATTGCAATCTGGGCTGTGTTTTTTGTCAAAATGACACCATCAGCCACCAGGGGGAAGGCGTTGAAGTTGACAGCGGCCAGCTCGCGGCCATCATGATAAGCCTGCAGAAACAGGGATGTCATAATATCAATCTGGTCACCCCGAGCCATGTGGTTCCCCAGATCACGGCAGCGCTGCCCATTGCCGTACAAAAGGGACTGACCCTGCCGCTGGTTTACAACAGCAGCGGCTATGACGGGCTTGCAACACTCGGCCTGCTTGACGGCATCATCGATATCTACATGCCGGATTTCAAATTCTGGGATGCCAGTTCCGCCAAACGTTATGCCAATGCACCGGATTACCCGGAAGCGGCACGATCAGCGCTGACCGAAATGCACCGCCAGGTCGGTGATCTGGTCATGGATGACAACGGCATTGCCGAAAGAGGGCTTCTGGTTCGCCATCTGGTGATGCCCGGCGGCCTGCAGGAAACAAAAGAGATCATGGCATTTCTCGCCTCCCTCTCCCCCGCCACCTATGTCAATGTCATGGAACAATATCGCCCGCAATACAAGGCCCATGAATTTCCCCCCATCGACCGACCGCTGGATCACGGGGATTACCAAAAGGCCCTGCAGCTTGCCAAGCAGGCCGGCCTGCAAAGGCTGGAACAAAGCGGCCTGCTGTTGCTGTTGAAAAAAATGGCCCTGACCTGATCGGATTTTTCCATTTCGTTGTATGGAATGAAACATGAGATGTCGCAAGCGACACCTGGGCAGGAATAGTCTTTCGTTCTGGGAAGCCTTCCAGATCTTGACCTTCCCATTTCACATCTCTATTATATTGTTTAGTAATTCAAAAAATATGCGTCATATTTTCTTTGCAAAGTATTGCACCTAATAGAATAATGGCATTGTTGGGTTTGGAAGTATTGACTTTTATGTGCGGATAAAAGCCAAAAGCGGGCTTGACCACTTTTTTCAGTTTTCTTTTGCCGACCTCAATGCTGGTATGCATTTTTCATTTATCGCCAACACCACAAATATGGCTATTGATAGAACGAATTCCGTCCAGCTAATAACTTGTTCGGCCAAACAGAGAAAGGAGAATATGCATATGTCCACGAGACTAACTGAAGCAATGGCGGTGGCCATGGAACTGACCCTTGAAGAACGAGCCCAGCTTGCGGGAAAACTCTTGATGAGTCTGGATGAACCTTCTGAATCGGAAATCGAACGGCTTTGGCTCGAGGAGGCTGAACGCCGGATCGAGGAATTCCGGTCCGGAAAAGTTAAGGGCATTCCCGCGGACGAGGTGTTTCGCCGCGCTATTGCGGACATCTCATGAACACGGAGTTCCTTCCTGAGGCCGACGCGGAGTTTCGTGAGGCAGTTCGGTACTATGAGGAAGAGGCTCCTGGCGTCGGCATGGCCTTTATCGCAGAGGTTCACAGGGCGATCTCGTTAATCGTTCAGAACCCCGACGCGGCCGTTGCAGTCGTCAGTGGCATCAGGAGGAAGGTTCTCCATCATTTCCCTTACAACGTCATGTACTCCGTGGAAGCCGCATTGGTCGTGATCGTGGCGGTGGCTCACCAGAAGAGACGCCCGAGATACTGGCGAGGCAGAGTCAAGAA is a window encoding:
- a CDS encoding radical SAM protein → MAKNKKKAAYLTLYESGELERRISRLTAVLDECRLCPRQCRVNRTAGETGFCRTGKKAMVASYHPHFGEESCLVGVSGSGTIFFSNCNLGCVFCQNDTISHQGEGVEVDSGQLAAIMISLQKQGCHNINLVTPSHVVPQITAALPIAVQKGLTLPLVYNSSGYDGLATLGLLDGIIDIYMPDFKFWDASSAKRYANAPDYPEAARSALTEMHRQVGDLVMDDNGIAERGLLVRHLVMPGGLQETKEIMAFLASLSPATYVNVMEQYRPQYKAHEFPPIDRPLDHGDYQKALQLAKQAGLQRLEQSGLLLLLKKMALT
- a CDS encoding addiction module antitoxin RelB, translating into MSTRLTEAMAVAMELTLEERAQLAGKLLMSLDEPSESEIERLWLEEAERRIEEFRSGKVKGIPADEVFRRAIADIS